One window from the genome of Drosophila albomicans strain 15112-1751.03 chromosome 2L, ASM965048v2, whole genome shotgun sequence encodes:
- the LOC127565111 gene encoding probable cytochrome P450 6a14 produces the protein MYDEKWRALRAKLTPTFTSGKIKSMFNTISDVSQQLEDTFRTEVGSGGVLDVYDLLGRYTVDVIGSCAFGIECNSLKDPQADFRVMGRKLFTETETNIRWILFKLTYTVEHRERENIRRNDFMDLLIDLRKSEHSQGLSVEQLAAQVFVFFIAGFETSSSNMSYALFELAKNKDSQSKLRTEIQSVLQKHGKLTYGAMMEMTYLDQVINVNAIHNDPEIYPEPHKFKPERFAPEACQQRHPMAFLGFGDGPRSCIGMRFARMQVKMGLITLLNRFKFSPAPGEPTEVEIINHDIVRRPQKGVKLFVKRVET, from the exons atgTATGACGAAAAGTGGCGAGCGCTGAGAGCGAAACTGACTCCCACTTTTACCAGTGGCAAGATTAAATCTATGTTTAACACCATATCGGATGTATCTCAGCAGTTGGAAGATACATTTCGAACGGAAGTGGGATCCGGTGGAGTCTTGGACGTTTACGATCTTCTTGGTCGTTACACAGTCGATGTCATTGGAAGCTGTGCATTTGGCATCGAGTGTAATTCCCTTAAAGATCCTCAGGCAGACTTTCGAGTTATGGGTAGAAAACTTTTTactgaaaccgaaaccaaTATCCGCTGGATTCTTTTTAAGCTTACCTAT ACTGTTGAACATAGAGAGCGCGAGAATATAAGGAGAAATGATTTCATGGATCTATTGATAGACCTTCGGAAATCAGAACACAGCCAAGGATTATCAGTAGAGCAACTGGCAGCTcaagttttcgttttctttatCGCTGGTTTCGAGACTAGTTCCAGTAACATGAGCTATGCTCTTTTCGAATTGGCTAAAAATAAGGATAGCCAGAGTAAACTAAGGACGGAAATTCAGAGTGTACTTCAAAAACATGGAAAACTGACCTACGGAGCGATGATGGAAATGACATATTTGGATCAAGTTATCAATG TGAACGCCATTCACAACGATCCCGAGATATACCCTGAACCCCACAAGTTCAAGCCCGAACGATTCGCACCTGAAGCTTGTCAGCAGCGTCATCCGATGGCTTTTCTTGGATTTGGAGATGGGCCACGAAGCTGCATTGGAATGAGATTTGCGCGAATGCAAGTAAAGATGGGATTGATCACTTTGCTGAACAGATTTAAATTTAGTCCAGCTCCCGGAGAGCCAACAGAGGTTGAAATTATAAACCATGATATTGTTAGACGTCCTCAAAAAGGTGTTAAACTATTTGTGAAGCGTGTTGAAACATAA
- the LOC117564505 gene encoding uncharacterized protein LOC117564505 — translation MGFVFIVLSFLLTFVLSYLRHCYTYWEQHGIPQLRPHFLFGHFSKLNAIHTNDLLQETYDAFKGKCKVAGTYIFTRPIAVVTDLDLAKNILIKDFNNFVNRSDHPSPETVHRNPLLGNLFNLHGEEWRGLRTKLSPTFTSGKIKYMFNTVTDVSQQLEDTFRSEVDSGGILDVNDLLGRYTVDVIASCAFGIKCNSLKDPQAEFRVMARELFSNRNLKIRWVLFKLNYVKLLSKLPLRSFGQQHLGFFVNIIRQIFDLRERDSVKRNDFMQLLIDLRKSEESQGLSVEQLAAQVFVFFIAGFETSSSNMSYALFELARNEESQRKLRSEIQSVLQKHGKLTYEAMIEMTYLDQVINETLRKYPALVSLTRVAAESYKFNDKLTNKETVLERGTKVYIPVNAIHNDPDIYPEPNKFNPERFETEAFQQRHPMAFLGFGDGPRNCIGLRFGRMQVKVGLVTLLSNFRFSPVPGEPTEVEIDTKSLIRRPLNGVKLHMERLESFNPERFETEAFQERHPMAFLGFGDGPRNCIGLRFGRMQVKVGLVTLLSNFRFSPAPGEPTAVEIDTKTSIRRPLNGVKLRFIFNLYRMGFALIVFSLVLTWVFSYLRHCYTYWEQNGIPQLRPNFLYGHFFKLNAIHLNDLIQETYDAFKGKYKVAGTYIFTRPIAIVTDLDLIKSILIKDFNKFENRSDPPLRSNIQRNPLHGNLFNLHGEEWRALRAKLSPTFTSGKIKYMFNTVTEVSHQLEETFHSEVGLSNERGSILEVYNLLGRYTVDVIAGCAFGIQCNSLKDPQAEFRVMANIIFAEANHNIRWSLFKMHYAKLLSKLPLQTLGSGQSGFFVNIVRQTVELRERENIKRNDFMDILIDLRKSEHSKGLTLEQLAAQVFVFFIAGFETSASSMSYALFELAKNEDIQHKLRTEIQQVLKRHGKLTYDAMMEMTYLDQVVSETLRKHPAGVSLMRIASDNYKLPSYDDKISNEEIVLERGTKIHIPVYAIHNDPEIYPEPQKFKPERFAPEACQQRHPMAFLGFGDGPRNCIGLRFALMQVKVGLITLLNSFQFSPAPGEPTEVEIVRRGIVRRPLNGVRLHVKRCQT, via the exons ATGGGGTTCGTTTTTATCGTGTTGTCCTTTCTTCTCACTTTTGTGCTGAGCTATTTGAGGCACTGTTATACATACTGGGAACAACATGGAATACCTCAGCTACGTCCTCACTTTTTGTTTGGACACTTCTCCAAGCTAAATGCAATTCATACCAACGATCTACTGCAGGAGACATACGATGCCTTCAAAGGCAAATGCAAAGTGGCTGGCACTTATATCTTCACTCGACCCATTGCTGTGGTCACTGATTTGGATCTAGCGAAAAATATACTCATCAAggattttaataactttgtaAATCGCTCGGATCACCCTTCGCCGGAAACTGTTCATCGAAATCCACTTCTAGGAAATCTCTTTAATCTTCACGGTGAGGAATGGCGTGGACTAAGAACGAAACTGTCTCCCACTTTTACCAGTGGCAAGATAAAGTACATGTTCAATACAGTCACTGATGTATCTCAGCAGTTGGAGGATACATTTCGATCAGAAGTTGATTCCGGTGGAATCTTGGACGTAAATGATCTACTTGGACGCTACACAGTTGATGTGATTGCTAGCTGTGCCTTTggcataaaatgcaattctCTCAAAGATCCACAGGCCGAATTTCGTGTTATGGCTAGAGAGCTTTTCTCCAACAGAAACCTTAAAATTCGCTGGGTTCTTTTTAAGTTGAATTATGTAAAGCTTTTGTCAAAGTTACCTCTTCGCAGCTTTGGGCAACAACATCTTGGATTCTTTGTGAATATTATTCGCCAAATTTTTGATCTGAGAGAACGTGACAGTGTAAAGAGAAATGATTTCATGCAACTATTGATCGACCTTCGGAAATCTGAAGAAAGCCAAGGATTATCCGTAGAGCAATTAGCCGCtcaagtttttgttttctttatcgCTGGTTTCGAGACAAGTTCGAGTAACATGAGCTACGCTCTCTTCGAATTGGCTAGAAATGAAGAAAGCCAACGCAAACTAAGATCAGAAATTCAGAGTGTACTTCAAAAACATGGAAAACTCACGTACGAGGCAATGATTGAAATGACGTACTTGGATCAAGTTATTAATG AGACACTACGAAAATATCCAGCACTTGTTTCGCTAACTCGAGTTGCTGCTGAGagctataaatttaatgataagCTGACTAATAAAGAAACAGTACTAGAACGCGGCACAAAAGTATATATCCCAGTGAATGCTATACACAACGATCCCGATATATATCCTGAACCCAACAAGTTCAACCCGGAGCGCTTTGAGACCGAAGCCTTTCAGCAACGACATCCAATGGCTTTCCTTGGATTTGGAGATGGACCACGAAACTGCATCGGATTGCGATTTGGACGAATGCAAGTTAAAGTGGGACTAGTCACATTGCTGAGCAACTTTAGATTCAGTCCCGTACCAGGCGAGCCAACAGAAGTGGAAATTGACACCAAAAGTTTAATCAGGCGGCCTCTAAACGGAGTTAAACTTCACATGGAGCGTCTTGAGTCT TTCAACCCGGAGCGCTTTGAGACCGAAGCCTTTCAGGAACGACATCCAATGGCTTTCCTTGGATTTGGAGATGGACCACGAAACTGCATCGGATTGCGATTTGGACGAATGCAAGTTAAGGTGGGACTAGTCACATTGCTGAGCAACTTTAGATTCAGTCCCGCACCAGGCGAGCCAACAGCAGTGGAAATCGACACCAAAACCAGCATTCGACGGCCTCTGAACGGAGTCAAGCTTCGT TTCATATTCAACCTTTACAGAATGGGGTTCGCTTTAATAGTATTCTCTTTAGTGCTGACATGGGTGTTCAGTTACTTGAGGCACTGTTACACGTACTGGGAACAGAATGGAATACCTCAACTGCGTCCTAACTTTCTATATGGACACTTCTTCAAGTTAAACGCTATACATCTGAACGATTTGATACAAGAAACATACGATGCCTTTAAAGGCAAATATAAAGTGGCTGGCACTTATATCTTTACTCGACCTATTGCTATAGTCACAGATCTCGATCTGATCAAATCCATACTTATCAAggactttaataaatttgaaaatcgtTCGGACCCGCCATTGCGTTCCAATATACAGCGAAATCCACTTCACGGAAATCTGTTCAATCTACACGGCGAGGAATGGCGAGCACTAAGAGCGAAACTTTCTCCCACTTTTACTAGTGGCAAAATAAAGTACATGTTCAACACAGTCACTGAAGTATCTCACCAGCTGGAAGAGACTTTTCACTCTGAAGTGGGACTTTCCAATGAGCGTGGTTCAATCTTAGAAGTGTATAACTTACTTGGTCGCTACACAGTCGATGTGATAGCCGGCTGTGCCTTTGGCATTCAATGCAATTCCCTTAAGGATCCTCAGGCCGAGTTTCGTGTTATGGCAAACATAATTTTTGCTGAAGCAAACCATAATATTCGATGGAGTCTTTTCAAAATGCATTATGCAAAGCTATTATCAAAATTACCTCTTCAAACCCTTGGATCGGGACAAAGCGGATTCTTTGTGAATATCGTGCGACAAACTGTTGAGTTAAGAGAACGTGAGAATATTAAGAGAAATGACTTCATGGATATACTGATTGATCTGCGCAAGTCTGAACATAGTAAAGGTTTAACATTAGAGCAACTGGCAGCTcaagttttcgttttctttatCGCCGGCTTTGAGACTAGTGCCAGTAGCATGAGCTACGCTCTCTTTGAACTGGCAAAGAACGAAGATATTCAGCACAAGTTGAGAACTGAAATTCAGCAAGTTCTTAAAAGACATGGAAAACTGACCTACGACGCTATGATGGAAATGACTTACTTGGATCAAGTTGTTAGTG AAACACTTCGAAAGCATCCAGCTGGCGTTTCGCTTATGCGAATTGCTTCCGATAACTACAAATTGCCCTCCTATGATGATAAAATTTCCAATGAAGAGATTGTTCTAGAACGTGGCACTAAAATACATATTCCTGTGTATGCTATACATAACGATCCCGAGATATATCCTGAACCCCAAAAGTTTAAGCCTGAACGATTCGCACCTGAAGCTTGTCAGCAGCGTCATCCGATGGCATTTCTTGGATTTGGAGATGGTCCACGAAACTGCATCGGACTAAGATTTGCACTAATGCAGGTTAAAGTGGGACTAATTACTTTACTGAACAGTTTTCAGTTCAGTCCGGCACCCGGTGAGCCAACAGAGGTGGAAATTGTTAGACGTGGCATCGTCCGACGGCCCCTGAACGGTGTCAGGCTACATGTGAAGCGGTGCCAGACTTAA
- the LOC117563737 gene encoding LOW QUALITY PROTEIN: probable cytochrome P450 6a14 (The sequence of the model RefSeq protein was modified relative to this genomic sequence to represent the inferred CDS: inserted 1 base in 1 codon), which produces MGFVFIVLSFLLTFVLSYLRHCYTYWEQHGIPQLRPHFLFGHFSKLNAIHTNDLLQETYDAFXGKCKVAGTYIFTRPIAVVTDLDLAKNILIKDFNNFVNRSDHPSPETVHRNPLLGHLFNLHSEEWRGLRAKLSPTFTSGKIKYMFNTVTDVSQQLEDKFRSEVDSGGILDVNDLLGRYTVDVIASCAFGIKCNSLKDPQAEFRVMARELFSNSNRSIRWTLFRMNYVKLLSKLPSRSFGPQHLGFFVNIIRQTIEIRERDSIKRNDFMQLLIDLRKSEGSQGLSVEQLAAQVFIFFIAGFETSASNMSYALFELARNEESQRKLRSEIQSVLQKHGKLTYEAMIEMTYLDQVINETLRKYPALVSLTRVAAESYKFNDKLTNKEIVLERGTKVYIPVNAIHNDPDIYPEPNKFNPERFETEAFQERHPMAFLGFGDGPRNCIGLRFGRMQVKVGLVTLLSNFRFSPAPGEPTAVEIDTKTSIRRPLNGVKLRVERLES; this is translated from the exons ATGGGGTTCGTTTTTATCGTGTTGTCCTTTCTTCTCACTTTTGTGCTGAGCTATTTGAGGCACTGTTATACATACTGGGAACAACATGGAATACCTCAGCTACGTCCTCACTTTTTGTTTGGACACTTCTCCAAGCTAAATGCAATTCATACCAACGATCTACTGCAGGAGACATACGATGCCT AAGGCAAATGCAAAGTGGCTGGCACCTATATCTTCACTCGACCCATTGCCGTGGTCACTGATTTGGATctagctaaaaatatactcaTCAAggattttaataactttgtaAATCGCTCGGATCACCCTTCGCCGGAAACTGTTCATCGAAATCCACTTCTAGGACATCTTTTCAACCTTCACAGTGAGGAATGGCGAGGACTGAGAGCGAAACTGTCTCCCACTTTTACCAGTGGCAAGATAAAGTACATGTTCAATACAGTCACTGATGTATCTCAGCAGTTGGAGGATAAATTTCGATCAGAAGTTGATTCCGGTGGAATCTTGGACGTAAATGATCTACTTGGACGCTACACAGTCGATGTGATTGCTAGCTGTGCCTTTggcataaaatgcaattctCTCAAAGATCCACAGGCCGAGTTTCGTGTCATGGCTAGAGAACTTTTCTCTAACTCTAACCGCAGTATTCGATGGACTCTTTTTAGGATGAATTATGTAAAGCTTTTGTCAAAATTACCATCTCGCAGCTTTGGGCCACAACATCTTGGATTCTTTGTGAATATTATTCGTCAAACTATTGAGATAAGGGAACGTGACAGTATTAAGAGAAATGATTTTATGCAGTTATTGATCGACCTTCGGAAATCAGAAGGCAGCCAGGGATTATCAGTAGAGCAATTAGCTGCtcaagttttcattttctttatcGCTGGTTTCGAGACAAGTGCCAGTAACATGAGCTACGCTCTCTTCGAATTGGCTAGGAATGAAGAAAGTCAACGCAAACTAAGATCAGAAATTCAGAGTGTACTTCAAAAACATGGAAAACTCACATACGAGGCAATGATTGAAATGACATACTTGGATCAAGTTATAAATG AAACACTACGAAAATATCCAGCACTTGTTTCGCTAACACGAGTTGCTGCTGAgagttataaatttaatgataagCTCACTAATAAAGAAATAGTACTGGAACGCGGCACAAAAGTATATATCCCAGTGAATGCTATACACAACGACCCCGATATATATCCTGAACCCAACAAGTTCAACCCGGAGCGCTTTGAGACCGAAGCCTTTCAGGAACGACATCCAATGGCTTTCCTTGGATTTGGAGATGGACCACGAAACTGCATCGGATTGCGATTTGGACGAATGCAAGTTAAGGTGGGACTAGTCACATTGCTGAGCAACTTTAGATTCAGTCCCGCACCAGGCGAGCCAACAGCAGTGGAAATCGACACCAAAACCAGCATTCGACGGCCTCTGAACGGAGTCAAGCTTCGTGTGGAGCGACTTGAATCTTAA